From a single Brassica oleracea var. oleracea cultivar TO1000 chromosome C5, BOL, whole genome shotgun sequence genomic region:
- the LOC106293955 gene encoding RPM1-interacting protein 4 produces MANRAHVPKFGDWNNQSQPFTAVFDNARTNKRADLYESLENSDIKTQAKPPPQQPAPIIPKPVRAPPPTETNKVRAPPADQLYGARGGLYGGYGGGGGSGNQRQPQAPPRPPQTQPKPNVRGGNNGRGGTTIPPFPGSVGSGDQNMSYTHIFDQVKEERRDARSNGGSVGNTPSRPINDQWSHESTAPGSFKFCCFSWGRKGSSY; encoded by the exons ATGGCA AACCGCGCGCACGTTCCAAAGTTTGGGGACTGGAACAACCAATCTCAACCATTCACAGCCGTCTTCGACAACGCTAGGACGAACAAACGAGCTGACTTGTACGAGTCTCTAGAGAACTCTGACATCAAAACTCAAGCAAAACCTCCTCCACAACAACCTGCTCCTATAATTCCAAAACCGGTTAGAGCGCCACCACCAACCGAGACAAACAAAGTCAGAGCTCCTCCTGCCGATCAGCTCTACGGAGCTAGAGGCGGACTATACGGAGGTTATGGAGGTGGAGGCGGATCTGGAAACCAGCGGCAGCCTCAAGCTCCTCCTCGGCCACCACAGACACAGCCTAAACCAAATGTTAGAGGCGGCAACAACGGAAGG GGAGGGACGACGATTCCACCATTTCCAGGATCAGTGGGCTCAGGGGATCAGAACATGAGTTACACACACATTTTCGACCAAGTCAAGGAAGAGAGGCGAGATGCCAGATCCAACGGTGGATCAGTAGGTAATACTCCATCTCGCCCCATCAACGATCAATGGTCACATGAATCTACTGCTCCAGGCTCCTTCAAG TTTTGTTGCTTCTCATGGGGACGAAAGGGAAGCAGCTATTGA